In one window of Gossypium hirsutum isolate 1008001.06 chromosome A01, Gossypium_hirsutum_v2.1, whole genome shotgun sequence DNA:
- the LOC107958073 gene encoding BAG family molecular chaperone regulator 4 isoform X1, whose translation MPGGILVRRDGDDNNLHHNHETAATSSSGPMIKIDVAYGSAQHQLFAPSHSTVGELKKQIAEKTGLEPDKQRVLFRGKEKEDNVHLSSAGMKDKSKILVLENPTSKVKKVEEMANIEEKVEESIARKESKVEEIRETEEMSKAFAAVARVRNEVDKLSERVAAIEVAVNSGTKIAAEEFDVSAELLMRELLKLDGIEAEGEAKLQRKAEVRRVQGFHETLDKMKARNSNPFHDSNKAASVTTKWETFDSGMGSSTAPPPQPMSSSTTVTEEWEKFD comes from the exons ATGCCAGGGGGCATACTGGTCCGCCGAGATGGTGATGATAATAATCTTCATCACAATCACGAAACTGCAGCTACTTCTTCTTCCGGGCCCATGATCAAGATCGACGTCGCTTATGGTTCGGCCCAGCATCAACTCTTTGCCCCCTCCCATTCCACTGTCG GGGAATTGAAGAAACAAATTGCTGAAAAAACGGGTTTGGAACCTGATAAACAAAGGGTATTATTTAGGGGTAAAGAGAAAGAAGATAATGTGCATTTGAGCTCTGCTGGTATGAAGGATAAATCCAAGATTTTGGTTTTAGAAAATCCAACAAGCAAAGTGAAAAAGGTCGAGGAAATGGCGAATATTGAAGAGAAGGTTGAAGAATCAATAGCTAGAAAGGAAAGTAAGGTTGAAGAGATCAGGGAAACTGAAGAGATGTCAAAGGCTTTTGCTGCGGTTGCTCGAGTCAGAAATGAAGTTGACAAGCTCTCTGAAAGA GTGGCTGCAATAGAAGTGGCTGTGAACAGTGGGACAAAGATCGCAGCTGAGGAATTTGATGTATCGGCAGAGTTACTCATGAGAGAGTTGCTGAAATTGGATGGGATCGAAGCTGAAGGAGAAGCTAAGTTACAACGGAAGGCTGAG GTACGTCGTGTCCAAGGTTTCCACGAGACACTGGACAAAATGAAAGCCAGAAATTCCAATCCATTTCACGACAGTAACAAAGCTGCCTCGGTGACAACGAAATGGGAGACATTTGACTCTGGAATGGGAAGTTCGACTGCTCCACCACCACAACCTATGTCATCGTCGACAACAGTTACAGAGGAGTGGGAAAAGTTTGATTAG
- the LOC107958073 gene encoding BAG family molecular chaperone regulator 4 isoform X2 yields MGLGSSSCKISSGELKKQIAEKTGLEPDKQRVLFRGKEKEDNVHLSSAGMKDKSKILVLENPTSKVKKVEEMANIEEKVEESIARKESKVEEIRETEEMSKAFAAVARVRNEVDKLSERVAAIEVAVNSGTKIAAEEFDVSAELLMRELLKLDGIEAEGEAKLQRKAEVRRVQGFHETLDKMKARNSNPFHDSNKAASVTTKWETFDSGMGSSTAPPPQPMSSSTTVTEEWEKFD; encoded by the exons ATGGGTCTTGGATCTTCCAGTTGTAAAATTTCTTCTg GGGAATTGAAGAAACAAATTGCTGAAAAAACGGGTTTGGAACCTGATAAACAAAGGGTATTATTTAGGGGTAAAGAGAAAGAAGATAATGTGCATTTGAGCTCTGCTGGTATGAAGGATAAATCCAAGATTTTGGTTTTAGAAAATCCAACAAGCAAAGTGAAAAAGGTCGAGGAAATGGCGAATATTGAAGAGAAGGTTGAAGAATCAATAGCTAGAAAGGAAAGTAAGGTTGAAGAGATCAGGGAAACTGAAGAGATGTCAAAGGCTTTTGCTGCGGTTGCTCGAGTCAGAAATGAAGTTGACAAGCTCTCTGAAAGA GTGGCTGCAATAGAAGTGGCTGTGAACAGTGGGACAAAGATCGCAGCTGAGGAATTTGATGTATCGGCAGAGTTACTCATGAGAGAGTTGCTGAAATTGGATGGGATCGAAGCTGAAGGAGAAGCTAAGTTACAACGGAAGGCTGAG GTACGTCGTGTCCAAGGTTTCCACGAGACACTGGACAAAATGAAAGCCAGAAATTCCAATCCATTTCACGACAGTAACAAAGCTGCCTCGGTGACAACGAAATGGGAGACATTTGACTCTGGAATGGGAAGTTCGACTGCTCCACCACCACAACCTATGTCATCGTCGACAACAGTTACAGAGGAGTGGGAAAAGTTTGATTAG
- the LOC107958074 gene encoding ammonium transporter 2 produces MAAEQIAYTVKEFAPAVPGWLNKGDNAWQMTASTLVGIQSMPGLVILYASIVKKKWAVNSAFMALYAFAAVLICWVLLCYRMAFGDELLPFWGKGAPALGQKYLLGRAKVPESKHRGYNDVDDITEPLYPMATLVYFQFTFAAITLILLAGSVLGRMNIRAWMAFVPLWLIFSYTVGAFSLWGGGFLYHWGVIDYSGGYVIHLSSGIAGLTAAYWVGPRLKCDRERFPPNNVLLMLAGAGLLWMGWSGFNGGAPYAANIDASIAVLNTNVCAATSLLIWTSLDVVFFGKPSVVGAVQGMMTGLACITPGAGLVQSWAAIVMGMLSGSIPWVSMMVLHKKCSLLQKVDDALGVFHTHAVAGLLGGLLTGLLAEPDLCKLILPFDTRGAFYGGNGGVQFLKQIVAALFVITWNVVSTSIILLFIRLFIPLRMPDNQLEIGDDAAYGEEAYALWGDGEKYDPTEHGWHTSQFSEVAAPSPYVNGARGVTINL; encoded by the exons ATGGCTGCCGAACAGATAGCTTATACAGTAAAAGAATTCGCCCCAGCAGTACCGGGATGGCTAAACAAAGGAGACAATGCATGGCAAATGACGGCATCGACATTAGTGGGGATTCAAAGCATGCCTGGTCTTGTCATCCTCTACGCTAGTATTGTTAAAAAGAAATGGGCCGTCAATTCCGCCTTCATGGCACTTTACGCCTTTGCTGCAGTCCTCATTTGTTGGGTGCTTTTATGTTATCGTATGGCCTTTGGTGATGAACTCCTCCCTTTTTGGGGTAAAGGTGCTCCGGCTTTAGGACAAAAGTACCTTCTTGGCCGAGCCAAGGTACCGGAGAGTAAGCACAGAGGCTACAATGATGTAGATGATATCACCGAGCCTTTATATCCCATGGCTACCCTTGTGTATTTCCAATTCACTTTTGCTGCTATTACTCTTATTTTGCTCGCTGGTTCAGTCCTTGGCCGTATGAATATTAGGGCCTGGATGGCTTTTGTGCCTCTATGGCTTATATTTTCCTACACTGTTGGAGCTTTTAGTCTTTGGGGTGGCGGCTTTCTTTATCATTGGGGTGTCATTGATTACTCCGGTGGATATGTTATTCACCTCTCCTCCGGGATCGCCGGTCTCACCGCCGCATACTGG GTTGGACCAAGGCTAAAATGTGACAGAGAAAGGTTTCCACCAAACAATGTTTTGCTAATGCTTGCTGGTGCTGGCTTGCTATGGATGGGATGGTCAGGTTTCAATGGCGGTGCACCATATGCTGCAAATATTGACGCTTCAATAGCAGTACTAAACACAAACGTCTGTGCAGCAACAAGCCTTCTTATCTGGACATCTCTTGATGTTGTGTTCTTTGGAAAACCTTCCGTGGTCGGAGCTGTTCAAGGAATGATGACAGGCCTTGCTTGCATCACCCCAGGAGCAG GTTTGGTGCAATCATGGGCTGCTATTGTCATGGGGATGCTTTCAGGCAGTATTCCATGGGTATCTATGATGGTCCTCCACAAGAAATGTAGCCTGCTACAAAAG GTAGATGATGCTCTTGGTGTATTTCACACACACGCAGTGGCTGGCCTGTTGGGCGGCCTCCTCACCGGGCTATTAGCAGAGCCAGACCTATGCAAGCTAATACTACCATTCGACACAAGGGGTGCATTTTATGGTGGCAATGGAGGAGTACAATTCTTGAAGCAAATAGTTGCAGCCTTGTTCGTCATTACTTGGAATGTAGTCTCTACATCAATAATCCTTCTGTTTATAAGGCTGTTTATACCATTACGAATGCCCGATAACCAGCTCGAGATCGGTGACGATGCTGCCTATGGAGAAGAAGCATATGCTCTTTGGGGTGATGGTGAAAAATATGACCCAACAGAACATGGTTGGCACACCTCTCAGTTCTCAGAAGTGGCAGCACCTTCACCTTATGTCAATGGTGCAAGAGGAGTAACCATTAATCTTTAG